The following are from one region of the Methanospirillum hungatei genome:
- a CDS encoding V-type ATP synthase subunit I yields MFYPARMNSVIIGIHRRWLTDITSSLHEQGELEVLDLKRASVEDIPSSPPEVPKEDIEKIINLQFRADRVCEILQSYDLKPDTSLKSLLTPPDKVFVPARTEPLNDVIHLADDLLGSAETALEVYENLKKNRELQQVTLDRISYLNRLSVLDVDVSYLATGLFTFSVAGWIKKESIDLFQAWQNETKNDEIYLTQEPDDQDVVVFCIGTPEMKGILEELSHKSWFHRIILPESYSGLPSEILMQEQDQLERYQVGEQELLESLASHAKKYLVPLRAIREELGIRRERLEITRNFGSSRDVVYLHGWVRVKDTDRLSSLLKKITDSEFFLHIRPAGPEDDVPVRYDNPKWLAPFELLTTTFSRPRYDEIDPTPFFAPAYLLFFGLMLGDAGYGVIIALVGWLLYRGPGKYDAPFRDMSYILLCSGIADIILGTIQGGWFGDMLPRFFHITPPFVLIEPLQSPILLFQVALIIGTIHINLGILLGLWQNIRAKMYRTAFQEQGIWFILQPSAAVLLIVFFGWMTFSPLTVNLALVGALFGLAVLFIKKGPMGFFSLTGFLGDWLSYVRILALALATGGIAMTINILSEMIASVHPFMIIPAILFCIAGQIFNLAIQTLGSVIHALRLHYIEFFGKFYAGGGKEFVPFQESRIYTRNMREEVL; encoded by the coding sequence ATGTTTTATCCAGCCCGAATGAATAGTGTCATCATCGGCATTCACCGTCGATGGCTTACAGATATCACCTCTTCTCTTCATGAGCAGGGAGAACTTGAAGTTCTTGATCTGAAAAGGGCCAGTGTGGAAGATATTCCTTCCTCTCCTCCTGAAGTTCCGAAAGAAGATATAGAGAAAATCATTAACCTGCAATTCAGGGCTGATCGGGTTTGTGAGATTCTTCAGTCATATGATCTGAAACCAGATACCTCCTTGAAATCTCTCCTCACACCCCCGGATAAGGTGTTCGTTCCTGCCCGCACTGAACCTCTGAATGATGTTATACACTTGGCAGATGATCTGCTTGGATCTGCTGAAACTGCGCTTGAGGTTTATGAAAATCTTAAGAAAAACAGGGAATTACAGCAGGTAACCCTTGATAGAATATCATATCTGAATCGTCTTTCTGTTCTGGATGTAGATGTTTCATACCTGGCCACTGGCCTTTTTACTTTTTCTGTTGCCGGATGGATAAAAAAAGAATCAATAGATCTCTTCCAGGCATGGCAGAATGAAACCAAAAATGATGAGATCTATCTGACCCAAGAACCAGATGACCAGGATGTGGTTGTTTTTTGTATAGGAACTCCTGAAATGAAAGGGATTCTTGAAGAACTATCTCATAAATCCTGGTTTCATCGTATCATTCTCCCAGAGTCGTATTCGGGTCTTCCTTCGGAAATACTCATGCAGGAACAGGATCAGCTTGAGAGATATCAGGTTGGTGAACAGGAGTTATTAGAATCACTTGCTTCCCATGCAAAAAAATATCTGGTGCCATTACGGGCTATTCGAGAAGAACTGGGAATACGGCGGGAACGGCTTGAAATAACCCGGAATTTTGGATCAAGCAGAGATGTTGTATACCTTCATGGATGGGTCCGGGTAAAAGACACAGACCGCCTTTCATCTCTTCTCAAAAAGATAACTGATAGTGAGTTTTTCCTGCATATACGACCTGCAGGACCAGAAGATGATGTTCCGGTCCGATATGACAATCCTAAATGGCTGGCTCCGTTTGAGTTACTGACGACAACATTCTCAAGACCCCGGTATGATGAGATTGATCCAACTCCGTTTTTTGCGCCAGCATACCTTTTGTTTTTTGGACTCATGCTTGGTGATGCCGGGTATGGGGTGATCATTGCTCTCGTGGGATGGCTCCTCTACCGTGGACCTGGAAAATATGATGCTCCCTTCAGGGACATGAGTTATATTCTGCTTTGTTCAGGTATTGCAGATATTATTCTTGGAACCATTCAAGGTGGCTGGTTTGGTGACATGCTCCCCCGGTTCTTTCATATCACTCCACCATTCGTCCTGATTGAACCGCTTCAGTCACCAATTCTCCTGTTCCAGGTAGCTCTCATTATCGGTACGATTCATATCAACCTTGGTATCCTGCTTGGACTCTGGCAGAATATTCGAGCGAAAATGTACCGGACAGCATTTCAGGAGCAGGGAATCTGGTTTATTCTTCAACCATCTGCAGCAGTACTCCTTATAGTATTCTTTGGCTGGATGACATTTTCACCCCTTACTGTAAATTTAGCTCTTGTAGGTGCGTTATTTGGGCTTGCGGTTCTTTTTATTAAGAAAGGGCCCATGGGTTTTTTCAGTCTTACTGGATTTCTAGGAGACTGGCTTTCATATGTCAGGATACTTGCCCTTGCTCTTGCTACCGGAGGCATTGCCATGACAATTAACATATTATCCGAAATGATTGCTTCAGTTCATCCATTTATGATTATCCCGGCGATATTGTTTTGCATTGCCGGTCAAATTTTCAACCTTGCTATTCAGACCCTGGGGAGTGTGATTCATGCATTACGTCTGCATTACATTGAATTCTTTGGGAAATTTTACGCTGGCGGTGGAAAGGAGTTTGTCCCCTTCCAAGAGAGTCGGATATATACACGAAACATGAGAGAGGAGGTATTATGA
- a CDS encoding NosD domain-containing protein gives MSGNSLRCLGSLILVIFTVCIVSVSAQPITAPVVITSPGMYELTADARGITDMYGIKVESSDVVIDGQGFFLGGDQRDKSVGVYVNKYGGSITNVTIKNLKLEDWNTAVSYQYVKGEEGDQNEISNLDIIDCPTGIHIEYSDVITIFDNMIRDCSKAINIEQNSNLVTLKKNNLKNNGVGVIVMKTTDVSLIENNVNTCEVYGIQVTDSTGFSMTKNNVSDNKYAALQLENSENSVIVDNNFSKTETGPVVVIGNGVRGAEIYNNYFGSVNNISVDDISSDISWNTTLDVGVNILGGPYKGGNYWGSAPGLSGFSDDVADEDGYGIGDTPYEINAYNIDYLPLTNTDKNYPAPTPEPEVVVISESEGDVLPEANGTQSDTDNSTVNESVISEQIEENLLIPVNITGTSDVNYTTNNSSYSPSISVQNEYNGEESVFSALNTSVVQVRDGQGNVSENVTVQNETISSLPLVKNGYLFFTGLSPGYQVSLLTTVNTEVVLDEVPTSSLSVPVPADVPLYTSWKVQHQNQTLATGTIDRYPAADETVVINISVTDSGVTPEAIEVSSVNQASPAILEVSNETAPVLVQIGNRTDTVENNTTPFLVVPPALTYLPKTTDVAKNTTSSGSIVMMNKANGEMVPGYTVTAYAGPGGAIFPEGSVEVMEKENVTFVLTPYEGHEIDYLLIDGSTVEPATEYQFINVTRDHTIIAGFT, from the coding sequence ATGTCAGGAAATTCATTAAGGTGCCTGGGATCTCTCATCCTGGTAATATTTACTGTATGTATTGTATCTGTATCAGCACAGCCGATAACTGCTCCTGTTGTGATAACATCACCAGGGATGTATGAGCTAACGGCTGATGCCCGTGGTATTACAGATATGTATGGAATTAAGGTTGAGTCGTCTGATGTGGTGATCGACGGTCAAGGATTTTTTTTGGGTGGAGATCAGCGTGACAAATCAGTTGGTGTTTATGTGAACAAGTACGGTGGCTCAATCACCAATGTCACGATAAAAAACCTCAAACTTGAGGACTGGAATACAGCAGTCAGTTACCAGTACGTGAAAGGTGAAGAAGGTGACCAAAACGAGATTTCAAACCTTGATATCATCGATTGTCCGACTGGAATCCACATTGAGTACTCTGATGTCATTACCATCTTTGACAATATGATTCGTGATTGTTCAAAAGCCATAAACATAGAACAGAATTCTAATTTGGTCACACTAAAAAAGAATAATCTGAAGAATAATGGTGTTGGTGTCATCGTTATGAAAACCACTGATGTCTCCCTCATAGAAAATAACGTCAATACCTGCGAGGTGTATGGCATTCAGGTCACAGATTCAACTGGATTTTCAATGACCAAAAACAATGTGAGTGATAACAAGTATGCTGCACTCCAGCTTGAAAACTCTGAAAACTCTGTAATCGTCGATAACAATTTCTCAAAAACTGAAACCGGCCCTGTTGTGGTAATCGGGAATGGTGTCAGGGGTGCAGAAATTTACAATAACTACTTTGGAAGTGTCAATAATATTTCAGTTGATGATATCAGCAGTGATATCTCATGGAATACCACCCTTGACGTCGGTGTGAATATTCTTGGTGGCCCATATAAAGGCGGCAATTACTGGGGATCGGCACCAGGTCTTTCTGGTTTTTCAGATGATGTTGCAGATGAAGACGGGTATGGCATAGGTGATACACCATATGAAATTAATGCATACAACATTGATTATCTCCCCCTGACGAACACCGACAAGAATTATCCTGCTCCGACTCCGGAACCTGAAGTTGTTGTTATATCTGAATCAGAAGGTGACGTTCTTCCTGAGGCAAACGGAACACAATCCGATACAGATAACAGCACTGTGAACGAGAGCGTAATCAGTGAACAGATAGAGGAGAATTTATTAATCCCTGTTAACATCACTGGGACTAGTGATGTGAACTACACGACAAATAACTCCTCATATTCTCCTTCTATCTCCGTTCAGAATGAGTATAATGGAGAAGAATCAGTTTTCTCTGCTTTGAATACCTCTGTCGTGCAAGTCAGGGATGGACAGGGAAATGTCTCTGAAAATGTTACTGTTCAGAATGAAACCATATCATCTCTTCCTCTAGTGAAGAACGGGTATCTGTTCTTTACAGGACTGTCACCTGGTTATCAGGTTAGTCTTCTGACAACGGTAAATACCGAGGTTGTTCTTGATGAAGTCCCAACATCAAGCCTGTCTGTTCCTGTCCCTGCAGATGTTCCACTTTATACCTCATGGAAGGTGCAGCATCAGAATCAGACCCTCGCCACTGGAACAATTGATCGGTATCCGGCAGCAGATGAGACGGTTGTAATCAACATTAGCGTAACAGACTCCGGTGTCACACCTGAGGCTATTGAGGTGAGTTCAGTTAATCAGGCTTCTCCTGCTATTCTGGAAGTATCAAATGAAACGGCCCCTGTCTTAGTGCAGATTGGAAATAGAACTGATACGGTGGAGAACAATACAACACCATTCCTTGTTGTCCCTCCAGCTTTGACTTATCTTCCAAAGACTACTGATGTAGCCAAGAATACTACATCATCCGGTTCCATTGTCATGATGAACAAGGCAAATGGAGAAATGGTCCCAGGATATACTGTAACCGCATACGCCGGCCCTGGTGGTGCTATCTTCCCAGAGGGGAGTGTTGAGGTTATGGAAAAAGAGAATGTCACCTTTGTTCTCACACCTTATGAAGGGCATGAGATAGACTATCTTCTGATTGACGGCTCTACTGTTGAACCGGCGACTGAGTATCAGTTTATCAATGTAACCCGTGATCACACCATCATTGCCGGGTTTACCTGA
- a CDS encoding DUF362 domain-containing protein, producing the protein MVSTVYLARMRVRNPDENNCVKISKLCEVAGLSRMIEEGDLTAIKLHFGELGNDTYIKPVFVRQVVDAVKKLSGKPFLTDTNTMYIGSRHNAADHITTAIRHGFAYAVVDAPVLIADGLSGNSYGDVDIPGKHFKSVRIARDILDAQAMVVLTHVKGHALAGFGGAIKNLAMGCASPLGKRDQHQGMQAEVNESECIGCGYCVTQCPFGAIHIGKKAVVDKSICYGCSACLQVCPEQAISFNWERDVPRFLERMAEYALGAVAGKSGKVLYVSFLTNITPDCDCVPWSDSPIVPDIGFLASDDPVAIDAAAIDLINNEQGLECSSLHYHHQPGENKFKGVWEQVEGYHQIDYGHEIGLGSRNYTLIEI; encoded by the coding sequence ATGGTCAGCACAGTCTATCTGGCTCGTATGCGGGTCCGGAATCCGGATGAGAATAATTGTGTAAAGATATCAAAACTCTGTGAAGTGGCTGGACTATCCCGGATGATTGAAGAGGGGGATTTAACAGCCATTAAGCTGCACTTTGGAGAGCTTGGCAATGATACGTATATCAAACCGGTTTTTGTCAGACAGGTTGTCGATGCTGTCAAAAAATTGTCTGGAAAACCATTTCTGACTGATACTAATACAATGTATATTGGATCGCGACACAATGCAGCAGACCATATAACAACCGCCATCAGACATGGATTTGCGTATGCAGTTGTTGATGCTCCGGTCCTGATAGCAGATGGCCTTTCAGGAAATAGTTATGGGGATGTGGATATCCCGGGAAAGCATTTCAAGTCCGTTAGGATAGCCAGGGATATTCTTGATGCACAGGCTATGGTTGTTCTTACTCATGTCAAAGGGCATGCTCTTGCAGGATTTGGGGGAGCAATTAAAAACCTGGCGATGGGATGTGCTTCTCCTCTTGGAAAACGCGATCAGCACCAGGGGATGCAGGCTGAAGTTAACGAGTCTGAATGTATCGGATGTGGATATTGTGTAACCCAGTGTCCATTTGGGGCAATTCATATCGGAAAGAAGGCAGTCGTTGATAAATCTATCTGCTATGGATGTTCAGCCTGTCTGCAGGTCTGCCCTGAACAGGCAATATCCTTTAACTGGGAACGGGATGTACCGAGGTTTTTGGAGCGTATGGCTGAGTATGCCCTGGGAGCAGTTGCAGGCAAATCCGGAAAAGTTCTGTATGTGAGTTTTCTAACGAATATTACCCCTGATTGTGATTGTGTTCCGTGGAGTGATTCACCAATTGTTCCTGATATTGGATTCCTGGCATCTGATGATCCGGTTGCAATTGACGCTGCTGCAATTGATTTGATTAATAATGAGCAAGGCCTTGAGTGTTCATCACTTCACTATCACCACCAGCCAGGAGAGAATAAATTCAAAGGAGTCTGGGAGCAGGTTGAAGGGTATCACCAGATTGATTATGGTCATGAGATAGGACTTGGATCGCGAAATTATACCTTAATTGAAATATAA
- a CDS encoding V-type ATP synthase subunit E yields the protein MSVDTIITRIREEADKEIRIIRSEETCDISHIRTQAEQKAEEAYNHRMAEGHREIRQYIASEQSRARIEAKRLVRKTREDIINECFKEVSVHLNEIRKKDEYPALFENLIRECVQNLGKSDILVQVHSDDRSLAETVMKKVNSEGFSIRISDDSIDTNGGVICIRISDNVSIDNTFETRVTRMEREMISIASQILFQNGES from the coding sequence ATGTCAGTCGATACTATCATCACCCGAATTCGTGAAGAAGCGGATAAGGAGATCAGGATCATCAGGTCTGAAGAGACATGTGACATCTCACATATCAGGACCCAGGCAGAACAGAAAGCAGAGGAAGCCTACAATCACCGGATGGCAGAAGGGCATCGGGAAATAAGACAATATATTGCCAGTGAACAGTCACGAGCCAGGATAGAGGCAAAACGTCTGGTCCGTAAAACCAGAGAAGATATCATTAATGAATGTTTTAAGGAAGTGTCCGTGCATTTGAACGAAATTCGTAAAAAGGATGAATATCCTGCTCTTTTTGAAAACCTTATCCGAGAATGTGTTCAGAATCTTGGAAAATCTGATATTCTCGTGCAGGTTCACTCTGATGACCGGTCTCTTGCTGAAACCGTTATGAAGAAGGTAAACAGTGAAGGATTCTCGATCAGAATTTCAGATGATTCAATAGACACAAACGGGGGTGTCATCTGTATCCGTATCTCCGATAATGTATCAATAGACAACACTTTTGAAACCAGAGTTACCAGGATGGAACGTGAGATGATAAGCATCGCATCACAGATCCTGTTTCAGAATGGTGAATCCTGA
- a CDS encoding diadenylate cyclase: MNAITWYRYLMVFILILFGISSIQPCYAETPIPAGVDILTPSATSPIPLQDVTTKATIAPIHTKEPAVKPPVENPKPGTSPTIQMPVQTLSPRPTLTGTVPASPVPTPSLTEIGNNETAQTYFQLGRSLEEAGNCQAALIEFEKAIARDPYYADAWYHRATCYDKLGMYDEAYDSYRFLLTIDPGYFSADKNATRPSITANMSPGDMPLIPGEGVPFLATPLFWILIGTGVGGLIISGLVIYHIRKRPAPEGGQVLSRQSSGPVTDRELDQIADSISDYYHGDQYICKQVIKLAIEIAREGREGKPVGTAFVLGDSDAVLERSRQLILNPLAGHSECERMITNPDMRENIKELSLLDGAFVIREDGTVEAAGRYISIDTSNVRLSKGFGTRHVSVAAITQETKAIGIVVSESGGQVRIMARGRIILETN, encoded by the coding sequence ATGAACGCCATCACCTGGTATCGGTACCTGATGGTGTTTATTCTGATTTTGTTTGGAATATCATCGATTCAGCCCTGTTATGCTGAGACTCCTATACCTGCCGGAGTAGACATACTAACCCCTTCAGCAACCTCTCCTATTCCATTGCAGGATGTAACCACAAAGGCAACAATAGCTCCTATTCACACCAAGGAACCAGCTGTAAAACCTCCGGTAGAGAATCCAAAACCTGGAACATCACCGACTATACAGATGCCAGTGCAAACGCTCTCTCCAAGGCCAACATTGACCGGGACAGTGCCGGCAAGTCCAGTTCCAACTCCGTCTCTTACAGAAATAGGTAACAATGAGACTGCCCAGACATATTTCCAATTAGGACGTTCACTTGAAGAGGCGGGTAATTGTCAGGCAGCACTCATAGAGTTTGAAAAGGCCATTGCACGTGATCCGTATTATGCTGATGCCTGGTATCATCGGGCGACATGCTATGATAAATTGGGAATGTATGATGAGGCATATGACTCATACCGGTTCCTGCTGACTATTGATCCAGGGTATTTTTCAGCAGATAAAAATGCAACTAGACCTTCGATCACAGCAAATATGAGTCCCGGAGATATGCCACTCATACCCGGAGAAGGTGTTCCATTTCTAGCTACCCCGTTATTCTGGATTCTTATCGGGACCGGAGTAGGCGGTCTTATCATCAGTGGTCTTGTCATATATCATATCAGAAAACGTCCGGCTCCTGAAGGGGGTCAGGTACTGTCAAGACAGTCATCTGGTCCGGTAACAGATAGAGAACTTGACCAGATCGCCGATAGTATCTCAGATTATTATCATGGGGATCAGTACATCTGCAAGCAGGTCATAAAACTGGCAATAGAAATTGCCAGAGAAGGAAGAGAAGGAAAACCGGTTGGAACAGCATTTGTCCTGGGTGACAGTGATGCGGTTCTTGAGCGATCAAGACAACTGATCCTGAATCCACTCGCAGGTCACTCAGAATGCGAACGTATGATAACAAATCCGGATATGAGGGAAAATATCAAAGAACTTTCTCTCCTTGACGGAGCATTTGTGATACGGGAGGATGGGACAGTTGAAGCAGCGGGCAGATACATATCCATTGATACCAGTAATGTCCGGCTCTCAAAAGGATTTGGAACCAGACATGTATCAGTTGCAGCCATAACCCAGGAGACAAAAGCTATTGGGATAGTTGTATCAGAAAGTGGTGGTCAGGTCAGGATAATGGCTCGTGGACGAATCATCCTTGAGACTAACTAA
- a CDS encoding LemA family protein, whose protein sequence is MIGLIIAGIGILILLGLVAWFISLYNRFYALKNSYEATLGQIKVALKKRLDMIDQLLGAVKSYAAFEKETFERVTAMRASVGSAGSGDIPALEAESRSILGRLLAVMENYPDLKTQATVSELMGAVKNVEDEIARQRYTCNNIAEQFNTMVDTIPSNFVARFSGLTKLEYLEFEEEINKRPEISF, encoded by the coding sequence ATGATAGGATTAATAATTGCCGGGATCGGGATTCTGATCCTGCTTGGTCTTGTAGCATGGTTCATCTCACTCTATAACCGATTTTACGCATTGAAAAACTCGTATGAAGCAACCCTTGGTCAGATTAAAGTCGCATTGAAAAAACGGCTTGACATGATAGACCAGCTGCTGGGTGCGGTGAAAAGTTATGCTGCATTTGAAAAGGAGACTTTTGAACGTGTCACTGCCATGCGGGCATCGGTTGGATCAGCTGGTAGTGGTGATATTCCGGCGTTAGAGGCAGAATCCCGGTCGATATTGGGTCGTCTTCTTGCAGTCATGGAAAATTATCCAGACCTGAAAACCCAGGCTACAGTATCTGAACTTATGGGCGCTGTAAAAAACGTTGAAGACGAAATTGCCCGTCAGCGGTACACATGTAATAATATTGCCGAACAGTTCAACACCATGGTAGATACTATTCCCTCGAACTTTGTCGCACGGTTTTCAGGCCTTACAAAACTGGAATACCTTGAATTTGAAGAAGAGATTAACAAGAGACCAGAGATCTCTTTTTAA
- a CDS encoding deoxyribonuclease IV codes for MKGDYKRQVGVHVSIAGSLANAFDRARERGCDCFQIFTKNPRGWQAKPISEQEGLAFREAIKQFSPGLVFAHISYLPNLAGEKPSLYEKSVQALCLELERCRTLSIPYLVTHLGHAGDGLTSGRDRVVQAIDTALSEVSGDTMLLLENTAGEKNSVGSTIEGIADVFGRCQDTSRVGICFDTCHAFAAGYDLRDEQSVGMVSDLIEERIELLNLKLIHLNDAKGNCGSGLDRHEHIGLGALGEEGILSILHHPGFFGIPCICETPVDDRRGDNENIQKVRDLMG; via the coding sequence ATGAAGGGAGATTATAAAAGACAAGTAGGGGTGCATGTCTCCATTGCCGGATCCCTTGCAAATGCTTTTGACCGGGCTCGGGAACGGGGATGTGACTGTTTTCAGATATTCACCAAAAATCCGAGAGGATGGCAGGCAAAACCAATTTCAGAACAAGAAGGATTAGCATTTCGTGAGGCAATAAAACAATTTTCTCCAGGTCTTGTTTTTGCCCACATCTCATACCTTCCAAACCTGGCTGGAGAAAAACCATCTTTATATGAGAAATCAGTTCAGGCATTATGCCTGGAACTTGAAAGGTGCAGAACATTATCTATCCCGTACCTTGTCACACACCTTGGTCATGCCGGCGATGGTTTGACTTCAGGACGTGATCGGGTTGTCCAGGCTATTGATACTGCTCTTTCCGAGGTGTCCGGAGATACCATGCTTTTACTTGAAAACACCGCCGGAGAGAAAAACTCTGTAGGGAGCACGATTGAAGGAATTGCGGATGTCTTTGGGAGATGCCAGGATACCTCTCGAGTCGGGATCTGTTTTGATACCTGTCATGCTTTTGCTGCAGGATATGATCTCAGAGATGAGCAGTCTGTCGGGATGGTGAGCGATCTCATTGAAGAGCGGATAGAGCTACTAAACCTGAAACTGATCCATCTCAATGACGCAAAAGGTAACTGTGGAAGTGGACTTGACAGACATGAACATATTGGTCTTGGAGCACTAGGAGAGGAAGGAATTTTATCCATACTTCACCATCCAGGATTTTTTGGGATACCCTGCATTTGCGAAACCCCTGTTGATGATCGGCGCGGAGATAATGAAAATATCCAGAAGGTCAGGGACCTTATGGGATGA
- a CDS encoding AEC family transporter, with amino-acid sequence MDFIPVVTSIFTLFILIGVGFVAFRMGYITRSGASGLSSLLVNVAIPCLILESMQVPLSEGLIYSMEMIVFIEIVVYVVSFIFAGIVPLLLHGSRFETGVLRFMLIFSNLGFMGYPVAYAMFGEASVFYVTLVNLPFGFLVFTVGVFLLRPDLARQPDIKRIVTPGLIASILGLVLLGTGLTIPSPINESISLLGSITTPLAMIVIGTFLAPLPFFEMLSDTRIWIISSIRLLAIPAVVFLLISPFVHDPLLLGIPVLLAAMPVAANTVLLSEEYGVNAELASKGVFISTLLSLVTIPLISIFLLP; translated from the coding sequence ATGGACTTTATCCCGGTGGTAACAAGTATATTCACACTTTTTATCCTGATTGGGGTAGGATTTGTTGCGTTTCGCATGGGATATATCACCCGAAGTGGTGCATCCGGTCTATCGTCCCTCCTGGTAAACGTCGCAATACCCTGCCTTATTCTGGAAAGTATGCAGGTACCACTCTCTGAAGGGCTCATTTACTCAATGGAAATGATAGTATTCATTGAAATTGTGGTTTATGTTGTCTCGTTCATCTTTGCTGGAATTGTTCCTTTACTCCTCCATGGGTCCCGGTTTGAAACTGGAGTGTTACGTTTCATGCTTATCTTTTCAAACCTGGGATTTATGGGGTATCCGGTAGCGTATGCAATGTTTGGTGAAGCATCTGTCTTTTATGTTACACTCGTCAACCTCCCCTTCGGTTTTTTGGTCTTTACCGTGGGAGTGTTTTTGCTTCGCCCGGATCTCGCACGTCAACCGGACATCAAACGGATTGTCACACCGGGTCTTATTGCATCCATCCTGGGTCTTGTCCTTTTAGGAACCGGTCTTACTATCCCATCACCTATCAATGAATCAATCTCGCTCCTTGGTTCAATAACAACCCCGCTTGCAATGATCGTCATTGGAACATTCCTGGCTCCTCTGCCTTTTTTTGAAATGCTGTCAGATACACGGATTTGGATTATTTCATCCATCAGGCTTCTTGCAATTCCTGCTGTAGTGTTTCTTCTGATATCACCATTTGTTCATGATCCTCTTCTCCTCGGAATTCCAGTTCTCCTAGCTGCCATGCCGGTGGCTGCAAATACGGTCTTGCTCTCTGAAGAGTATGGGGTGAATGCGGAGCTTGCTTCCAAAGGAGTTTTTATCTCCACCCTGCTCTCTCTTGTGACAATACCGCTCATAAGCATTTTTTTATTGCCATGA
- a CDS encoding V-type ATP synthase subunit K (produces ATP from ADP in the presence of a proton gradient across the membrane; the K subunit is a nonenzymatic component which binds the dimeric form by interacting with the G and E subunits), producing MTIGTGAVLMAIGAGIAVGCSAIGSGIGVGIVGSAASGVISERPEKFGMALVFTAIPQTQAIYGLLIAILILQSGGFLGGTAGDIPTPAGLVAVAAGLAVGLAGFSAIGQGIAAASGVSNTAEKPEMFGKGVVFSAVCETQAIYGLLIAVLMLALTGILSADFSVEMPVAIGLIGAGLAVGLAGFSAIGQGITCSSGIAATARNPGAIGRSLVFAAMSETFAIFGLLIAILILFGLGLFSG from the coding sequence ATGACAATAGGTACTGGTGCGGTTTTAATGGCTATCGGAGCAGGGATTGCAGTTGGATGTTCTGCAATTGGTTCCGGAATCGGGGTAGGAATAGTCGGATCTGCAGCATCCGGGGTTATCTCTGAACGACCGGAGAAGTTTGGAATGGCCCTCGTATTTACAGCAATCCCTCAGACCCAGGCCATATACGGGCTATTAATAGCAATTCTGATTCTTCAGTCTGGTGGTTTTTTAGGAGGAACAGCCGGTGATATCCCGACTCCTGCCGGGCTTGTTGCCGTAGCAGCAGGCCTTGCGGTCGGTCTCGCCGGATTTTCAGCTATTGGTCAGGGTATCGCTGCTGCGTCCGGTGTTTCCAACACTGCAGAAAAACCGGAAATGTTTGGGAAAGGTGTGGTCTTCTCTGCCGTCTGCGAGACTCAGGCAATTTATGGTCTTTTGATTGCAGTTCTTATGCTTGCTCTCACGGGAATTCTGTCCGCAGATTTTTCGGTTGAGATGCCGGTTGCAATCGGTCTTATCGGTGCAGGCCTTGCGGTTGGTCTTGCCGGATTTTCTGCTATTGGTCAGGGGATTACCTGTTCAAGTGGGATTGCTGCAACCGCACGAAATCCTGGAGCAATTGGCCGAAGCCTTGTATTTGCCGCTATGTCAGAGACGTTTGCAATCTTTGGTCTGCTCATCGCTATTCTGATCCTCTTTGGGCTTGGACTTTTTAGTGGATAA